A single genomic interval of Dromiciops gliroides isolate mDroGli1 chromosome 1, mDroGli1.pri, whole genome shotgun sequence harbors:
- the LOC122736872 gene encoding 60S ribosomal protein L37a-like: MLKKLEIWCNLSKFWAATGNMAKCTKKVGIIGKYGTRYDAPLRKMVKKIKISQHAKYTCSFCGKTKMKRRAVSIWHCGSCMKTVAGSAWTYNTTSAVTVKSTIRRLKELKDQ; encoded by the coding sequence atgttaaaaaaattagaaatttggTGTAACCTCTCCAAGTTCTGGGCCGCAACTGGCAACATGGCTAAATGCACCAAGAAGGTCGGAATTATTGGTAAATATGGAACGCGTTATGATGCACCCCTcagaaaaatggtgaagaaaatcAAAATTAGCCAGCATGCCAAGTATACCTGCTCCTTCTGTGGCAAGACCAAAATGAAGAGACGGGCTGTGAGTATCTGGCATTGTGGATCCTGTATGAAAACAGTAGCTGGTAGTGCATGGACCTACAATACCACCTCTGCAGTTACAGTCAAATCTAccatcagaagactgaaggaatTGAAAGACCAGTAA